The following proteins come from a genomic window of Pyxidicoccus sp. MSG2:
- a CDS encoding parallel beta-helix domain-containing protein has product MHRLPLSRAPRTVLLALVGLLALPACSDDDDGSGTPDAGNPGTDAGTQTDAGTQTDAGTDAGTDAGTDAGTTQVWPQEFSCTGKPQATLTFNANQVQALQDAVNDLAECTTIQLGAGTFVFDNALTIRTNGITIVGAGKGAKGEGTGGSASTVLDFTGAASNTNGIDVVGKLFTVKDLAIWNARKDALRVENSANVFVQRIRTEWKNADDENNGKYGIYPVKSSYVTIEDCESYNAADAGIYVGQTRYAIVRRNIAKQNVAGIEIENTKFAYVQGNTAQDNTTGLVVFDLPGNPIKGTDILITGNTITGNNRDNFASVTASSSTVSQVPAGTGTFILASRRVEFVGNTWGDNHTVDIAVLSGLAIEDDLSLWSAAFFNFNSADVYIHGNTFTGGSGQAVDNGKTDAERRPLGALVAAVYAYGAATQATTRVEHLLWDGIDPAPRNETLKNPINICFTGNTLPATTKEAIVDFDLQAVAAKLMSASPDVPGAFAETRRYSQGAAPFNCSGFAPALALP; this is encoded by the coding sequence ATGCACCGTCTGCCGCTGTCGCGCGCGCCTCGTACCGTGCTCCTCGCCCTGGTGGGTCTGCTCGCCCTTCCCGCATGCTCGGATGATGATGACGGCTCCGGTACTCCGGACGCCGGCAACCCGGGAACGGACGCGGGCACGCAGACCGACGCGGGCACGCAGACTGATGCGGGGACGGATGCCGGCACCGACGCGGGCACCGACGCCGGCACGACCCAGGTCTGGCCCCAGGAGTTCTCCTGCACGGGCAAGCCCCAGGCGACGCTGACCTTCAACGCCAACCAGGTGCAGGCGCTCCAGGACGCGGTGAACGACCTGGCCGAGTGCACCACCATTCAGCTCGGCGCGGGCACGTTCGTCTTCGACAACGCCCTCACCATCCGCACGAACGGCATCACCATCGTCGGCGCGGGCAAGGGCGCCAAGGGCGAGGGCACGGGCGGCAGCGCCAGCACGGTGCTCGACTTCACCGGCGCCGCCAGCAACACCAACGGCATCGACGTGGTGGGCAAGCTGTTCACCGTGAAGGACCTGGCCATCTGGAACGCGCGCAAGGACGCGCTGCGCGTGGAGAACTCCGCCAACGTCTTCGTCCAGCGCATCCGCACCGAGTGGAAGAACGCGGACGACGAGAACAACGGCAAGTACGGCATCTACCCGGTGAAGTCGTCCTACGTCACGATTGAGGACTGCGAGTCCTACAACGCGGCCGACGCCGGCATCTACGTGGGGCAGACGCGCTACGCCATCGTCCGCCGCAACATCGCGAAGCAGAACGTGGCGGGCATCGAAATCGAGAACACGAAGTTCGCCTACGTGCAGGGCAACACCGCGCAGGACAACACCACGGGCCTCGTGGTGTTCGACCTCCCCGGCAACCCCATCAAGGGCACGGACATCCTCATCACCGGCAACACGATTACGGGGAACAACCGCGACAACTTCGCCTCCGTGACGGCCAGCAGCAGCACGGTGTCGCAGGTGCCCGCCGGCACCGGTACGTTCATCCTCGCGTCGCGCCGGGTGGAGTTCGTCGGCAACACCTGGGGTGACAACCACACGGTGGACATCGCCGTGCTCAGCGGCCTCGCCATCGAGGATGACCTGAGCCTGTGGAGCGCCGCGTTCTTCAACTTCAACAGCGCGGACGTCTACATCCACGGCAACACCTTCACGGGTGGCAGCGGCCAGGCGGTGGACAACGGCAAGACGGACGCGGAGCGCCGCCCGCTGGGCGCGCTGGTGGCCGCGGTGTACGCCTACGGCGCCGCGACGCAGGCCACGACGCGCGTGGAGCACCTGCTCTGGGACGGCATCGACCCGGCGCCGCGCAACGAGACGCTGAAGAACCCCATCAACATCTGCTTCACCGGCAACACGCTGCCGGCCACGACCAAGGAAGCCATCGTGGACTTCGACCTGCAGGCCGTCGCCGCGAAGCTCATGTCCGCGTCGCCGGACGTGCCCGGCGCCTTCGCGGAGACGCGCCGCTACTCGCAGGGCGCGGCGCCGTTCAACTGCTCCGGCTTCGCTCCGGCGCTGGCGCTTCCCTGA
- a CDS encoding ABC transporter permease has translation MDTLLQDLRLALRRLRRSPTFTVVAVATLALGIGANVAIFSVVHAVLLRPLPMRDDARLVRLYTVGRQGPGPTSPLDLRDVREQARAFEGVVGLASAAVTLGADGPESSPEKIQTGLVSAEFFQVLGAGVQLGRGLQAGDDAPGAPQVAVLSHGLWQRRFGGSPSVLGRSLDLGGPQPWTVVGVAAPGFDFPARSELWTPLQWDASMVKSEARGAHWLEVYGRLAPGVSLEEARTEVSGIARRLAEQYPKTNADTGASVELLRDVLLGNVRPSLLLLLGAVGLVLLIACANLTHLLLARATSREGELSVRLALGASRGRLARELLLESALLSVLGGGAGLLAAMWALDALALFGPRDIPRIDEVALNRTVLAFTAGLAVLTTFLFGLVPALHAARADLGRGLRAVSGGGGTSAHRHRTRSVLIIGETALAVLLLVSAGLLLRSFVHLRGAEPGFQPEGVLTVRMELPPLHYRFGSAAPEAFYDSLLERVRALPGVKAAGAVSLLPMDGGIKWTVPLKDAHRPSAPGDAPWETRVRIITPGALEALRVKVLRGRGLTAEDRGGRVVLVSAEAARRFWPDEDPVGHTVSTEMDWGNGAFGGRVVGVVEDQALDGLGAPAVPELFVPYEQARGTGMTLLVRTDGEPLALASAVRAELRALDASLAVSSVRTLSSVVDGTVAPLRFYLLLVGLFAGVALLLAAVGLYGVVAYAVLQRTRELGIRMALGARERQVTGLVLGRYLGLTAAGLVVGLGLAAGASRALTHLLSGVRPVDPMTYAGVVLVLGAVAFLAALLPARRAARVPPAIALRGD, from the coding sequence ATGGACACCCTCCTCCAGGACCTCCGGCTCGCGCTGCGCCGGCTGCGTCGCAGCCCCACCTTCACGGTGGTGGCGGTGGCCACGCTGGCCCTCGGCATCGGTGCCAATGTGGCCATCTTCAGCGTGGTGCATGCGGTGCTGCTGCGGCCACTGCCCATGCGCGACGACGCCCGGCTGGTGCGCCTGTACACGGTGGGCAGGCAGGGCCCCGGCCCCACCTCGCCGTTGGACTTGAGGGACGTGCGCGAGCAGGCCCGTGCCTTCGAGGGCGTGGTGGGCCTGGCGAGCGCGGCGGTGACGCTGGGGGCCGACGGCCCGGAGTCCTCGCCGGAGAAAATCCAGACGGGGCTGGTGTCGGCGGAGTTCTTCCAGGTGCTCGGCGCGGGCGTGCAGCTGGGCCGGGGACTCCAGGCGGGCGACGACGCACCGGGCGCGCCCCAGGTGGCGGTGCTCTCCCATGGACTGTGGCAGCGGCGCTTCGGCGGCAGCCCGTCCGTGCTGGGCCGCTCGTTGGATTTGGGCGGCCCGCAGCCGTGGACGGTGGTGGGCGTGGCGGCGCCCGGCTTCGACTTCCCCGCGCGCTCGGAGCTGTGGACGCCCCTGCAATGGGACGCGAGCATGGTGAAGTCGGAGGCACGCGGCGCGCACTGGCTGGAGGTGTACGGCCGGCTCGCCCCGGGTGTGAGCCTGGAGGAGGCGCGCACGGAAGTCTCCGGTATCGCCCGCCGGCTGGCCGAGCAGTACCCGAAGACGAACGCGGACACGGGCGCCAGCGTGGAGCTGCTGCGTGACGTGCTGCTGGGCAACGTGCGGCCCTCGCTCCTGCTGCTCCTGGGGGCGGTGGGGCTGGTGCTGCTCATCGCCTGCGCCAACCTCACGCATCTCCTGTTGGCGCGCGCCACCTCGCGAGAGGGGGAGCTGTCCGTCCGGCTGGCCCTGGGCGCCAGCCGGGGCCGCCTCGCGCGCGAGTTGCTGCTGGAGAGCGCGCTGCTCTCCGTGCTGGGCGGCGGGGCGGGCCTGCTCGCGGCGATGTGGGCGCTGGATGCACTGGCCCTCTTCGGCCCCCGCGACATTCCGCGCATCGACGAGGTGGCACTCAATCGCACCGTGCTGGCCTTCACGGCCGGGCTGGCGGTGCTCACCACGTTCCTCTTCGGGCTCGTGCCGGCGCTGCACGCCGCGCGGGCGGACCTGGGGCGCGGCCTGCGCGCGGTGAGCGGCGGCGGTGGCACCAGCGCGCATCGCCACCGCACGCGCTCGGTCCTCATCATCGGGGAGACGGCGCTCGCGGTGCTGCTGCTGGTGAGCGCGGGCCTGCTCCTGCGCAGCTTCGTCCACCTGCGCGGCGCCGAGCCGGGCTTCCAGCCCGAGGGCGTGCTGACGGTGAGGATGGAGCTGCCACCCCTGCACTACCGCTTCGGCAGCGCCGCACCCGAGGCCTTCTACGACTCCCTGCTGGAGCGGGTGCGCGCGCTGCCTGGCGTGAAGGCGGCGGGCGCGGTGAGCCTGCTGCCCATGGACGGGGGCATCAAGTGGACCGTCCCCCTGAAGGACGCGCATCGGCCCTCGGCTCCGGGGGATGCGCCGTGGGAGACGCGGGTGCGCATCATCACTCCGGGAGCGCTGGAGGCGCTGCGCGTGAAGGTGCTGCGCGGCCGGGGCCTGACGGCGGAAGACAGGGGCGGGCGCGTGGTGCTCGTCAGCGCCGAGGCGGCGCGCCGCTTCTGGCCCGACGAGGACCCTGTCGGCCACACCGTGAGCACGGAGATGGACTGGGGCAACGGCGCCTTCGGAGGCCGGGTGGTGGGGGTGGTGGAGGACCAGGCCCTCGACGGGCTCGGGGCGCCCGCCGTGCCGGAACTGTTCGTGCCCTACGAGCAGGCGCGAGGCACCGGCATGACGCTGCTCGTGCGCACGGACGGAGAGCCGCTCGCGCTGGCGTCGGCGGTGCGCGCGGAGCTTCGCGCCCTGGACGCGAGCCTCGCGGTCAGCAGCGTGCGCACGCTGTCCTCGGTGGTGGACGGCACGGTGGCGCCGCTGCGCTTCTACCTGCTGCTGGTGGGGCTCTTCGCGGGCGTGGCGCTGCTGCTCGCTGCGGTGGGGCTCTACGGCGTGGTGGCGTACGCGGTGCTGCAGCGCACGCGCGAACTGGGCATCCGCATGGCACTGGGCGCGCGGGAGCGGCAGGTGACGGGCCTGGTGCTGGGCCGCTATCTGGGTCTCACCGCGGCGGGCCTGGTGGTGGGGCTCGGCCTCGCCGCCGGGGCCAGCCGCGCGCTCACACACCTGCTCAGCGGGGTACGCCCCGTGGACCCGATGACCTACGCGGGAGTGGTGCTGGTGCTCGGCGCGGTGGCCTTCCTCGCCGCGCTGCTGCCGGCGCGCCGGGCCGCCCGTGTGCCGCCCGCGATTGCGCTGCGAGGGGACTGA
- a CDS encoding SO2930 family diheme c-type cytochrome, producing MRKPFSSGLGWGLAAVLLTAAVASCSGGDDPPGTGPDAGTSQEDSGTPPVDSGTADAGVDAGTDAGEDSGTPDGGGDAGTPDAGPGLPDGSVVIPTNLSDLGLFTGSPATGGLVPVEGNVPYELTTALFSDYALKSRTLYIPPGKKAAYQPKDVLDLPVGTLITKTFSFPADLREPEKNVRVIETRVLVRQPGGWEAYPYFWNDAQTEATLANGGRVVRNLTFIGADGVSRTLDYLVPSKNQCSQCHHILDAAQNQVLLPIGVKARYLNRNHDYGGVQVNQLQHLAELGKLTGAPPAIQLPRAPDAFNPADADLSIRARTYLDINCAHCHRRNATAGDTSQLFLDIDSTEELTLNMGACKRPGSAGSGVGGEFDIVPGDHTVSILWYRLNTVESGKMMPQLGRALRHDQGSQLIADWIDGMPARSCK from the coding sequence ATGCGCAAGCCGTTCAGCTCCGGACTCGGATGGGGCCTCGCCGCGGTGTTGCTGACCGCAGCGGTGGCCTCGTGCTCCGGCGGTGATGACCCGCCCGGGACGGGGCCCGACGCGGGGACCTCCCAGGAGGACTCCGGCACACCGCCGGTGGACAGTGGCACCGCGGACGCCGGGGTGGATGCCGGCACGGACGCGGGCGAGGACAGCGGGACTCCGGATGGCGGCGGGGACGCGGGGACACCGGACGCCGGGCCGGGGCTGCCGGACGGCTCGGTGGTCATCCCCACGAACCTGTCGGACCTGGGCCTCTTCACCGGCAGCCCGGCGACGGGCGGGCTCGTGCCGGTGGAGGGCAACGTCCCCTACGAGCTGACCACGGCGCTCTTCTCCGACTACGCCCTCAAGTCCCGCACGCTCTACATCCCCCCGGGGAAGAAGGCGGCGTATCAGCCCAAGGACGTGCTGGATTTGCCGGTGGGCACGCTCATCACCAAGACGTTCTCCTTCCCCGCGGACCTCCGCGAGCCGGAGAAGAACGTGCGTGTCATCGAGACGCGCGTGCTGGTGCGGCAGCCCGGCGGCTGGGAGGCGTACCCGTACTTCTGGAACGACGCCCAGACGGAGGCCACGCTGGCCAACGGCGGCCGCGTGGTGCGCAACCTCACGTTCATCGGCGCGGACGGCGTGTCCCGGACGCTCGACTACCTGGTGCCCAGCAAGAACCAGTGCAGCCAGTGCCACCACATCCTGGACGCGGCACAGAACCAGGTGCTGCTCCCCATCGGTGTGAAGGCCCGCTACCTCAACCGGAACCACGACTACGGCGGGGTGCAGGTCAACCAGCTCCAGCATCTGGCGGAGCTGGGGAAGCTGACGGGGGCGCCTCCGGCCATCCAGCTGCCGCGCGCGCCGGACGCGTTCAACCCGGCGGATGCGGACCTGAGCATCCGGGCCCGCACCTACCTGGACATCAACTGCGCGCACTGCCACCGGCGGAATGCGACGGCGGGGGATACCAGCCAGCTGTTCCTCGACATCGACAGCACCGAGGAGCTCACCCTGAACATGGGTGCCTGCAAGCGGCCGGGCTCGGCGGGCAGTGGTGTGGGCGGCGAGTTCGACATCGTCCCCGGCGACCACACGGTGTCCATCCTCTGGTACCGGCTCAACACGGTGGAGTCCGGGAAGATGATGCCGCAGCTTGGCCGCGCCCTCCGGCACGACCAGGGCTCGCAGCTCATCGCCGACTGGATTGACGGCATGCCGGCGCGCTCCTGCAAGTAG
- a CDS encoding nuclear transport factor 2 family protein: MSTTNLDTALRYLQALENGVAGEALAPFFHPDAVQREYPNALTRNGQTRELKKLLEDSERAKTLLSSQRYAVRGTMEQGDTVALEVDWTGTLAVPLRTLAVGAELRAACGMFLTFKDGRILSQRNYDCFEPF, from the coding sequence ATGTCCACGACGAACCTCGACACCGCGCTGCGCTACCTCCAGGCCCTGGAGAACGGAGTGGCGGGCGAAGCACTGGCGCCCTTCTTCCACCCGGATGCGGTGCAACGCGAGTACCCCAATGCGCTCACCCGCAACGGCCAGACGCGGGAGCTGAAGAAGCTGCTCGAGGACTCGGAGCGCGCGAAGACGCTGCTGTCGTCGCAGCGCTACGCCGTGCGCGGCACGATGGAGCAGGGCGACACCGTGGCGCTGGAGGTGGACTGGACGGGCACGCTCGCGGTGCCGCTGCGCACGCTGGCCGTGGGGGCGGAGCTGCGCGCCGCCTGCGGCATGTTCCTCACCTTCAAGGACGGCCGCATCCTCTCGCAGCGCAACTACGACTGCTTCGAGCCGTTCTGA
- a CDS encoding dienelactone hydrolase family protein → MRQSLLLFLGALLLGACVSGRTVEVGREPSPTGAVSEAEFKAMHTLRPDAAPPRKGQEVEVAGTKMYLSLPEGAKGPLPAVLVIHEWWGLNEHIQHWADRLAANGYAALAVDLYGGKVATTRDEAMALVKSVDAARALEVLKAAHAFLQKDERIRAERTGSIGWCFGGGWSLRAAMALPELDAAVLYYGNPVTDPNELATIHAAVLGIFGTKDASIPPEKVAEFRQALDTAGVRHRILEFDAEHAFANPSGGRYDEHAASTAWQETSAFLEQYLKR, encoded by the coding sequence ATGCGCCAGAGCCTGCTGCTGTTCTTGGGAGCGTTGTTGCTGGGGGCCTGTGTCAGCGGACGCACCGTGGAGGTGGGGCGCGAGCCGTCGCCGACGGGGGCCGTGTCGGAGGCGGAGTTCAAGGCGATGCACACGCTGCGTCCGGACGCGGCGCCGCCGCGCAAGGGGCAGGAGGTGGAGGTGGCGGGGACGAAGATGTACCTGAGCCTCCCCGAGGGTGCGAAGGGACCGCTGCCGGCCGTGCTCGTCATCCACGAGTGGTGGGGCCTCAACGAGCACATCCAGCACTGGGCGGACCGGCTGGCGGCGAACGGGTACGCGGCGCTGGCGGTGGACCTGTACGGCGGCAAGGTGGCCACCACGCGGGACGAGGCGATGGCGCTGGTGAAGTCGGTGGACGCGGCGCGCGCGCTGGAGGTGCTGAAGGCCGCGCACGCCTTCCTCCAGAAGGACGAGCGCATCCGGGCGGAGCGCACGGGGAGCATCGGCTGGTGCTTCGGGGGCGGCTGGTCTCTGCGTGCCGCCATGGCCCTGCCGGAACTGGACGCGGCGGTCCTCTACTACGGCAACCCGGTGACGGACCCGAACGAGCTCGCCACCATCCACGCGGCGGTGCTGGGCATCTTCGGGACGAAGGACGCGTCCATTCCGCCGGAGAAGGTGGCGGAGTTCCGCCAGGCATTGGACACGGCGGGCGTGCGGCACCGCATCCTGGAGTTCGACGCGGAGCATGCCTTCGCCAACCCGTCCGGCGGCCGCTACGACGAGCACGCCGCGTCCACGGCCTGGCAGGAGACGTCCGCGTTCCTGGAGCAGTACCTGAAGCGCTGA
- a CDS encoding FKBP-type peptidyl-prolyl cis-trans isomerase, with amino-acid sequence MRKTWLVAVMLVLAGCQQPAKTDTASGGGATGGGSAANPQTEEQKTLYALGLSIGRSISVFDMTPEELEYVKAGITTQVKGEKSPVDMETYGPKLQELARSRSTRKAEKEKENSKKFLEEAAKESGAKKTESGLVYKELTPGTGESPKASDIVKVHYKGTLTNGTEFDSSYKRGEPTQFPLQGVIKCWTEGVQMMKVGGKAKLTCPSDIAYGDRGAPPNIPGGAALVFEVELLEIVKAPETPPGMPGMPGGAPPTGAPHGKPATPPAPTK; translated from the coding sequence ATGCGGAAGACGTGGCTGGTCGCGGTGATGCTGGTGCTGGCGGGCTGCCAGCAGCCGGCGAAGACGGATACGGCGTCCGGCGGGGGCGCGACGGGTGGCGGCAGCGCCGCGAACCCGCAGACGGAGGAGCAGAAGACGCTGTACGCGCTCGGCCTGTCCATTGGCCGGAGCATCAGCGTGTTCGACATGACTCCGGAGGAGCTCGAGTACGTCAAGGCCGGCATCACCACCCAGGTGAAGGGTGAGAAGTCGCCGGTGGACATGGAGACGTACGGTCCGAAGCTGCAGGAGCTGGCTCGCTCGCGCAGCACCCGCAAGGCGGAGAAGGAGAAGGAGAACTCGAAGAAGTTCCTCGAGGAGGCCGCCAAGGAGTCCGGCGCCAAGAAGACCGAGTCCGGCCTCGTCTACAAGGAGCTGACCCCCGGCACCGGTGAGTCGCCCAAGGCGTCCGACATCGTGAAGGTGCACTACAAGGGCACGCTGACCAACGGCACCGAGTTCGACAGCTCCTACAAGCGCGGCGAGCCCACGCAGTTCCCGCTCCAGGGCGTCATCAAGTGCTGGACCGAGGGCGTGCAGATGATGAAGGTGGGCGGCAAGGCGAAGCTGACCTGCCCGTCGGACATCGCCTACGGCGACCGCGGCGCCCCGCCGAACATCCCCGGTGGCGCGGCCCTGGTGTTCGAGGTGGAACTGCTGGAGATCGTCAAGGCCCCCGAGACCCCGCCGGGCATGCCGGGCATGCCGGGTGGCGCTCCTCCGACGGGCGCTCCGCACGGCAAGCCGGCGACGCCTCCGGCGCCGACGAAGTAG
- a CDS encoding glycoside hydrolase family 15 protein, with the protein MALPLEDYALIGDTQSAALVGKDGSIDWLCWPRFDSDACFAALLGDASHGRWLLAPAGGILKVTRRYRPGSLVLETDYETEDGAVRVVDCMPPRGREPDLVRVVYGLKGSVPMRMELLAHFGYGDRSPWVRLHDDHASARAGPDSVALRTPVKLQRRGGLFTADFPVEPGARVPFVLSWHPSHEPPPPPLDALAAVADTEAWWKEWSSRLVSTGPWHEHVERSLITLKALTYSPTGGIVAAPTTSLPLSSGGRPGDARFCWLGDATNALQALLDGGYLDEARAWRDWLVRAVAGEPDELQSSYGVAGERRFPEQELPWLPGYEGARPARIGHAPRRGLGTEDVGEVMGCFSDAARRGLPPSGDAWALQRAMLEHLEGAWLRTPAEGPALTYPRVMAWVAVDRALESAARFGLDAPVERWKRLRSDVHAEVCRDGFDSRSGAFTREYGGRGLDARLLRLGRLGFLPAVDARVRGTVEAVERGLGEGDFVRQDDSRGAGVSLVCSFWLADSLHLMGRRDEARVLFERLLQVRNDVGLLPEEYDPRKRRMAGHFPHTSSHVALVQAAMGLSRGTALTGEGA; encoded by the coding sequence ATGGCCCTTCCCCTGGAAGACTACGCACTCATCGGTGACACGCAGAGCGCCGCGCTGGTTGGCAAGGACGGCTCCATCGACTGGTTGTGCTGGCCGCGCTTCGACTCGGACGCGTGCTTCGCCGCGCTGCTGGGCGACGCGTCCCACGGACGGTGGCTGCTCGCCCCGGCGGGCGGCATCCTCAAGGTGACACGCCGCTACCGCCCCGGCTCGCTGGTGCTGGAGACGGACTACGAGACGGAGGACGGCGCGGTGCGCGTGGTGGACTGCATGCCCCCGCGCGGCAGGGAGCCGGACCTCGTGCGCGTGGTGTACGGCCTGAAGGGCTCCGTCCCCATGCGCATGGAGTTGCTCGCCCACTTCGGCTACGGCGACCGCTCGCCGTGGGTGCGCCTCCATGACGACCATGCGTCCGCGCGCGCGGGTCCGGACTCGGTGGCCCTGCGCACCCCCGTGAAGCTGCAACGGCGGGGTGGACTCTTCACCGCGGACTTCCCGGTGGAACCGGGTGCGCGCGTGCCCTTCGTCCTCTCCTGGCACCCCTCGCACGAACCGCCGCCGCCCCCGCTGGACGCGCTGGCCGCCGTGGCGGACACCGAGGCGTGGTGGAAGGAATGGTCCTCGCGCCTGGTGTCCACCGGGCCGTGGCACGAGCACGTCGAGCGCTCGCTCATCACGCTCAAGGCGCTCACGTACTCGCCCACGGGGGGCATCGTCGCGGCGCCCACCACGTCGCTGCCGCTGTCCTCGGGAGGCCGTCCTGGCGACGCGCGCTTCTGCTGGCTGGGCGACGCGACGAATGCGCTCCAGGCGCTGCTGGACGGGGGCTACCTGGACGAGGCCCGCGCGTGGCGCGACTGGCTGGTGCGCGCGGTGGCCGGCGAGCCGGACGAATTGCAGTCCTCGTACGGCGTCGCGGGGGAGCGGCGCTTCCCCGAGCAGGAATTGCCGTGGCTGCCCGGCTACGAGGGCGCGCGGCCGGCGCGCATCGGCCATGCGCCCCGTCGCGGCCTGGGCACCGAGGACGTGGGCGAGGTCATGGGGTGCTTCAGCGACGCCGCGCGCCGGGGACTGCCTCCCAGCGGCGACGCGTGGGCACTGCAGCGGGCCATGCTCGAGCACCTGGAGGGGGCGTGGCTCCGGACTCCGGCGGAAGGGCCGGCCCTCACGTATCCCCGGGTGATGGCGTGGGTGGCGGTGGACCGGGCGCTGGAGAGCGCCGCGCGCTTCGGCCTGGATGCGCCGGTGGAGCGCTGGAAGCGGCTGCGCTCGGACGTGCACGCGGAGGTGTGCCGCGACGGCTTCGACTCGCGGAGCGGTGCCTTCACCCGTGAGTACGGCGGCCGAGGCCTGGACGCGCGGCTGCTGCGCCTGGGGCGGTTGGGCTTCCTGCCCGCTGTCGACGCGCGCGTGCGCGGCACGGTGGAGGCGGTGGAGCGCGGCCTGGGCGAGGGGGACTTCGTGCGCCAGGACGACTCGCGCGGCGCGGGCGTGTCCCTGGTGTGCAGCTTCTGGCTGGCGGACAGCCTGCACCTCATGGGCCGGCGCGACGAGGCCCGCGTCCTGTTCGAGCGGCTCCTCCAGGTGCGCAACGACGTGGGCCTGCTGCCGGAGGAGTATGACCCGCGCAAGCGCCGCATGGCCGGCCACTTCCCGCACACGTCCAGCCACGTGGCCCTGGTCCAGGCGGCCATGGGGCTGTCGCGGGGCACCGCGCTGACGGGGGAGGGTGCCTGA